The DNA region TATCGTGCTGATGAAGTCGGAACTCATGGACGTGGTACGCGCTGTCAGGTTAAGCCGCCTGACGATCCGAAACATCAGGCAGAATCTGTTCTGGGCGTTTATCTATAACACCCTGGGCATTCCGGTCGCGGCGGGCGTGCTGTATCCGTTCTTCGGCCTGCTGCTCTCGCCGATGATCGGCGGGCTCGCCATGAGCTTGAGCTCGCTGTTCGTCGTGACCAATGCTTTGAGATTGAAGGGGAAAAAGCTATGAACGAATGCTGTCACAAAACCAAACACCGGGAATCGGAGGAATTCAACGCCCTGCAAAACCGGCTCAAACGCATCGAGGGGCAGGTAAGGGGTTTGCAGAAGATGCTGTCCGAAGACGCCTACTGCACCGACATCCTGACGCAGGTCTCCGCCGTGCAGTCTGCGCTGAACGCCTTCAGCAAAGTGCTGCTCGAAAATCACATCCGAACCTGCGTGGTGACGGACATCAAAAACGGCGACGACGCGGTCGTGACCGACCTTGTCGAGACCATTCAAAAACTGATGAAATGAGGGATTAAAATGAAAACACTGAAAGTACCCGACATGCACTGTCAGATGTGCGTCGAGCGCATCTCAAAGGCGCTTACCGGACAGGGAATCGCGTTCAAGGTCGACCTTGCAACCAAGACCGTCGAGGTGGAAGACGCCAAAGCCGCCGCCGCCATCGAGACGCTCGACGACATCGGTTTCAGCGCACAGGAATAGCTGTTATCTCTTTTAACGGCACGGCACATATGAAATAACCCGACAGGGCGGCGGCGAAACGCTGCGGCCCTGTCGGGTTTATGAAATTTTTATTACGTGACCCGTTGCTCCGGTCATGACCCCAATTTTTTCAGATGAGCTTGAAAAAACGCTTTAATGGTTTCGTTGTCGTAACCATTGTCAATAAAAGCACACAACTTGATTATTTGTTTACAAATCAATTCGATTTCCGCTTGATTATAATCATTGATTTTAACAAACCGATTTAAAATGAAGGTGGGAAGTTCATAGGAAGTCATCCACTTGCGTTCAAACGGATTTTTGATTTCTAATGTGAAATCCAAAAGATTCATTATTTCATGAAATTCTTTCGGATGATGTTCCCATATGTCCTTCGACAATTCTTCAATTCGTATTATTTTAATACAGTAGTTCATTGTTAAATTTAATTTTCATTAGTAATAACCCCACTCCCATAACCACACCTTATTTTGTTGTCTATATATCCGGCGGGAATTAAGAAAATTACCACCATATAGGACGCAAAACCATAGAGAAACACCTTGATATCCGAGAAGAAGAATATGATTAATAAAAATACTGCGGTTATTGCGATTAAAAACACGGATAATGAAATTTTCTTTTTTTGATAAAACGATTTTGTAATGGGTTTTTTGGGACTTCCTACGGGGCCGAAAACAAGGGGAATTATAATTCCTATTCCTGTAATAATGCTTTCAAACCAGATGTAAGCCGCAGGATTCAGGGATTCACAGACAAAATACGATACGATGAAACCGATTTGAGCGGTCAGAATGCAAAGGAAATGAGACGGTGCATGAAATCCGCCGGTGTATTTTCTCGATACGAGAAACACAGCGCTCCAAACTGCCGTTTCTAAAATTCTGTTTAGCACACAGGCTGCAATAAACAGAATTAACAGATTCAAAACGTCGCTCAGAATCAATTCGATACCGTATGTGTAAATCTCCTGATCCACTTTCAGGACATTCATTTTTTTAAAATAATCTGAAATTTTTAACGCTAATTTATGCAGCATACCCATAAAAAGCCGGTATATGTTTGAAACATATACCGGAAACGTCACAGACCTGAAAATGTGTCATTTGCCGAGTTTTTGCAGTGATTCGGGCGCCTGTGGCTGATATGCCCACATTACGCACATGATTCCATTTGATGCAATTGCAGTGGTTAATGCAATGGGGGCGAGCAACAAGCAGAGTTTTGATGCCATCGAGAAAAACTTCTTCATCATTTTCAACCTCCTTCGTAGCATAGTGAATTAAAGAATTCCGACTACAATATAAAACATCTTTCGCTTAATTTCAACACTATTTGCGCAAACGATAGAAAAAAGCGCGCAAACGATTAATTCACGCGCTTTAAGGGGATAATTGCGGAGAGAACAAAACGCTCATCCTTACATTCGATGGAGATATCACCGGACATGGATTTAACGGTTTCCCTCATGCTCCGGATACCGATTCCGTGAATAAGCTGATTGGGTTTACTTGATTTAAATATGCCCGCGCTCATTTCCGGCGTAACGGTTTTTAATTGATTGATGATCTCTATTATTAAAAATTTATCGTTGCTGCGCATGGTGACTTTGACGGTATCGATCTTTTCCTTTTCGCAATACTCAATGGCGTTTTTTAAAGCGTTTCCCAGAATGATGACAAGGCCGATTTCGTCAACCGGCAGATTTTCGAGTATCTTAATATGATAAACAATTTTGATTCCGTGGGCGGCTGCCTGGGCATAATATTCATTGATAACCGAATCGATCAAGGTGTTACCGCTGTCAATGGTCTTGGTTTTTTGAAGAACGTCATCGGTTAGACGCTCTATATAATTTTCGGCCTCCGGATAATTCTTTGACGACAGCAACGCGGATAACGTCAGCATATGATGCCGAATGTCATGGCTTATTTTACGGATTTCGCCGTTGCGCGCGTCGAGCTTTGTGATATGAGATCTCTCGTTTTTTAAGTATTCCTGGACCATGGACATTCTTGCGTTCTCCTCAGCGTCTTCAATAATCCAATTTAATAATTTTATATTTAATAAATTTAGAAGGAACAGCGCAATAGAAAGCCCGAGTGTAAAAACATAATCATTTTGTTTTCCATAATAGATGAGGTTACACCAATAATAATAGATTGCAAAGCTGATTGTCGGACAAAGAAGCAAAAATATTTTATATTTTAGTTTAAATGCTACAATTTGTTTTTTTGAGGCTTGTTTTACGATAAAGGTTAAAAGGAAAGAAAAAGCTTTGCTGCCAACATAAACAATTGTAAATATAATGATATTGGTTTGCATTGCGAGTATAAAATTCGACTCTCCAAAAAGCCACATGCAGAGCATCGCGGGTATGGTTTCACCGAGATTTAGAACCCAATAAATAAAAACAGAGATCAGTAATTTGGGAAGAAACTCCGAAAAACCACCATAAGATGAGAAAACAATGATTAAAATTGCAATGATAAAGCCGCCTACAATAATACTTATTGCGTTGAAGTAACAATCAATTAAAAACAGGAAAACCACAGCAAAAGCACCGATAAGATAGCAAGCCTTACGGAGACGTCTCTCAAAAAAAGCATCTGAGAAGTAATATATTAATATTACTTCGGTTATGGCAGCAAATAACTTTAACGAGTATTGAACGATTATTTCCATATCAAATATTCTCCTTAACATACTCCCTGAAAAAGTCCATGCACTTGCTCCGGCGTCTTTGCGCAATCAGCAGAACAGTACCGTCGTCTAAGGTCAAATTGAGATCTTTGATGCAGGAGACGTAATTGAAATTCACAAGGAAGCTCTTGTGAATTTTATAAAAATACTTTTTGGGCATCTGTTCTTCAATAAAACTGATAGTGGTATTGCAGGTGTATTTTTGCCGGGTCTTGGCGTATACGATGACGGTGTGACTACGGCACTCAAAATAGACGATATCCCGGTACCGGACCGCAGTGTTCCGGTTGCCATCTCTTAACACGATTTTTGCGTCGAGAAGAGCAATCTTTTTAAGACAAATGGTTAGGGCTTCGTCGATTTCTTCCTGCGCAACCGGTTTCGTGATATAACGCATGATTCCGAGACCGTAACCCTGTCGCAGATAGGAATCATAGGAAGTTGTGATGATGACAGGTGTTTCAATACCCATTTCACGGAGAATTTTCGTTGTCTCGATTCCGTTGACGGTGTTCGGGCCGAATTCGATATCCAGAAGAATGATATCATATGTTAATTGAGGATTTGCATTTAGAGCAGTAATAAGTTCTTCCCCGCTATGATAAGTCTGTATCTTGACGGGAGAAGCGGTATCCGAAAAACAAGGGGCATTTTTGCATTTGTTTTTTAGATCGATTATTAAGTTGGCATCGTCATCGCAAATGGCTATGTACATATATGTCCCTTCAAAAGTTCGATTAGCTTTATTATCCTATAAATCGACCGAATTGTAAAGAAATTTCTTTATTTTTATGTTGAAAAACGAATTTCGGAATCATATAGGAGCTTTTTTACTCATCAATCGTTTACGCATTTTTTTATATCGTTTGCGCAATTTAATTGAATAAATATTAAAAATAACTTATCATAAATTGTGCGATTCGTTTTTTGAACGAAAGTTTTAAATGGCTGCTTCGTTCGGCAGAGAGAATGAAGAACAACCGCATTGAAATTGCATACTATACCTGTCTCTTTCATACGTAAAAAAGCTCGGAACCATACGGTTTCGAGCTTTTTACGTTTTTAAATGCGATTTAATAATATACCGAGAGGGCCTCGGGGATTGGGGAGAAATCGGTGCGCTTGTGAGAGAGCAGCCAGTCGATGATGCCGTATTGCTGATAGGCGGTGTTGATACCGTCGCAGTGGCCGTATCCATCCAGCACAGTCAGCTCTGCGCTGCCACCGTTTTTCACCACCGAATCTACCATCAGCTGCGAATAGACTAACGGCACCCCCGTGTCCGCCCCGCCGTGATAGGCATGCACCGGCGTGGTGCTCAGATTGGAACAGCGCCACGACATCCCGCCGCCCGCCACCGGCGCAATCGCCGAGAAGAAGTTCGGAAAAGTGAGCCCGATCATCCATGTCCCGAAGCCGCCCATGCTCGAGCCGGTCAGCGAGACCCGCGTATGGTCAACGTCATATTCGGCGATCACCCGGTCAATGACGGCTTTAACCTCGTGCGGAATGTTGTCCCAAACGCAGTCGCCCGGGCACTGCGGGCATAAGATCACGGCTTCGGTTTCATACCCGTTTTCAAGCATCAGCGGAATCCCATGGCGGCTGAGGTGTTCGATTACCGTGCCGCGCTCGCCCGCGCCGTGTAAGTAAACGATCAGGGGCAGATTTTTTTTAAACGGTTCGGGCGTAAAGACCTCGAAATTCATGCGGCATTTTTCATCCGCCATGTAAATTTTCTTCTTCATCTTTTTGCTTTCTATTTGTTTGAAATCATGTCGAGTTTGTCCATCCAGTACAGAACATGGGAGGCAAACCCGTGGTTGCAGCTGGCGTTCGGGGTTTCGTTTTCCCAGAGCGTGCCGGTGGTGTCTGCCATCTTGGTGAAAAAGCCCTTGATGTTCTCGGTCAGCTTTTCATATTCCCCGTAACGGCAGAGCAGCTCGAGCCGCAGATAGTTGCCGATAAAGGTATTAGCGGGATAAATTTCTTTCCATTTTGCATCGTCGCGGAAATTCGGCCAGTTCCGTTCCTTGATACGCTGCGGGCCGAAATCGTTGAGCAGAATATTCCATAACTCGGGGCGGGTTTCGCGGGAGGCCGTGCCGCAAAAGAAGGCGTAATATTGGCAGCTCTCGGTGCGGTTTCCGGTCGGATAGAGTTTTCCCGCCTTACCGCGCACCATGTTGTCGCAATAGAATTGGCCGTCAAACGAGAGCTTGTTGACTGTCTCTTTGATTTTCGCTGCTTTCTCGGCGGCAGCTTGATCGCCGTAAAGATGAGCAACGCTCTCGAGCATCCGGGCGTAGAGCATATTGGTCGGGAAGTTCACGTCCTGCACCAATTCGTTGGACTTCGACCACTCCACAAAGACCCACTTTTCCAGTTTTTCGAGCAGTCCGTATTCATTTTCAAACGGCGTAAAGTAGTTCAAGAGCGCATAAATTCGGGATTTTGCCGCGTCGATAAAAGCCCGGTCGCCCGTGCGGGCGAGGTATTCCTCAAGCTCAAGCACAAACCACATCGCCCAATTTGGGATGAAGTTTCCGTCCCGGTGGTCGCCGGGATAGCACATCGGCAGCATGCCGTCGGGCAGGTTTTCGAAATGTTCGGGCAGCAGGAAGTTTTCGAGGAAAGCGTGTTCGACTTCGCTCTTTCCGGTCATCAGGCGCTCGACGCGGGAGGTGAAAAAGCTGTCGCACAGCCAGCCCGCGCGCTCACGGGACGGACAGTCCATGAAGATGGTGAAGGTGTTCTGGCGATAGGTCTCGACTGCGGCGTCAAAGATGGCCTGCAGTTGGGGGTCGGTGCCGTTATATATTTTCTTCGGTTCGTCTGCGCCGAAATAGTTCATGCCGAAATCGGAGACCGTGATGTTTGCGCCGATTGCGGCGATTTTCAGATACATGGCCGTGTACGGCTCGGCGGAGGAGAGGCGATAAGTGCCCTTTTTCAGCCGCCAGATCAGTACGCTGACCAGGTCGGCATGGCTGAAATCGACCGGCTCGCCCGTTTTTTCGAGCAGTTCGCTGTAGGTGACGAGCACCTCGGCGTCGTTTTCGCAGGTAACGGTGAATTCGATCTGCCCGGTGGTGTTATGTTTCATCGCATAGACGGCGAATTCGTTTTGTTTGATCTTCACTGTTTCGGGTGCTTCCGAAACCTTGACCATATCGTAAGAGTCAATATTTTTAGCGGTGAGCAGGGAATTGGTTGTGAGTTCGTTCAGTTGAAAACCGGTCAGGTTATCGGAGATACCCGTGATATGCCTCCTGTAGGCGATGTCTTTGCTGTGGTCGCCGACGGTGAATTTACCGCGCAGGCATACCTCTTTTGCGCCGACATGGGAATAGCGGTTGAGATAACTTCCGCGCGGGATAAAATTCTTATCCTCGGTGCGTGAGAGCGGGACGGGTGTAAAAGCGGAGATATCCGCTTTGGTCGAGAAAT from Oscillospiraceae bacterium includes:
- a CDS encoding metal-sensing transcriptional repressor; this encodes MNECCHKTKHRESEEFNALQNRLKRIEGQVRGLQKMLSEDAYCTDILTQVSAVQSALNAFSKVLLENHIRTCVVTDIKNGDDAVVTDLVETIQKLMK
- a CDS encoding heavy metal-associated domain-containing protein, giving the protein MKTLKVPDMHCQMCVERISKALTGQGIAFKVDLATKTVEVEDAKAAAAIETLDDIGFSAQE
- a CDS encoding accessory gene regulator B family protein, whose protein sequence is MGMLHKLALKISDYFKKMNVLKVDQEIYTYGIELILSDVLNLLILFIAACVLNRILETAVWSAVFLVSRKYTGGFHAPSHFLCILTAQIGFIVSYFVCESLNPAAYIWFESIITGIGIIIPLVFGPVGSPKKPITKSFYQKKKISLSVFLIAITAVFLLIIFFFSDIKVFLYGFASYMVVIFLIPAGYIDNKIRCGYGSGVITNEN
- a CDS encoding cyclic lactone autoinducer peptide; this encodes MMKKFFSMASKLCLLLAPIALTTAIASNGIMCVMWAYQPQAPESLQKLGK
- a CDS encoding GHKL domain-containing protein, whose amino-acid sequence is MEIIVQYSLKLFAAITEVILIYYFSDAFFERRLRKACYLIGAFAVVFLFLIDCYFNAISIIVGGFIIAILIIVFSSYGGFSEFLPKLLISVFIYWVLNLGETIPAMLCMWLFGESNFILAMQTNIIIFTIVYVGSKAFSFLLTFIVKQASKKQIVAFKLKYKIFLLLCPTISFAIYYYWCNLIYYGKQNDYVFTLGLSIALFLLNLLNIKLLNWIIEDAEENARMSMVQEYLKNERSHITKLDARNGEIRKISHDIRHHMLTLSALLSSKNYPEAENYIERLTDDVLQKTKTIDSGNTLIDSVINEYYAQAAAHGIKIVYHIKILENLPVDEIGLVIILGNALKNAIEYCEKEKIDTVKVTMRSNDKFLIIEIINQLKTVTPEMSAGIFKSSKPNQLIHGIGIRSMRETVKSMSGDISIECKDERFVLSAIIPLKRVN
- a CDS encoding LytTR family DNA-binding domain-containing protein, whose product is MYIAICDDDANLIIDLKNKCKNAPCFSDTASPVKIQTYHSGEELITALNANPQLTYDIILLDIEFGPNTVNGIETTKILREMGIETPVIITTSYDSYLRQGYGLGIMRYITKPVAQEEIDEALTICLKKIALLDAKIVLRDGNRNTAVRYRDIVYFECRSHTVIVYAKTRQKYTCNTTISFIEEQMPKKYFYKIHKSFLVNFNYVSCIKDLNLTLDDGTVLLIAQRRRSKCMDFFREYVKENI
- a CDS encoding alpha/beta hydrolase-fold protein; its protein translation is MKKKIYMADEKCRMNFEVFTPEPFKKNLPLIVYLHGAGERGTVIEHLSRHGIPLMLENGYETEAVILCPQCPGDCVWDNIPHEVKAVIDRVIAEYDVDHTRVSLTGSSMGGFGTWMIGLTFPNFFSAIAPVAGGGMSWRCSNLSTTPVHAYHGGADTGVPLVYSQLMVDSVVKNGGSAELTVLDGYGHCDGINTAYQQYGIIDWLLSHKRTDFSPIPEALSVYY